A window of the Hordeum vulgare subsp. vulgare chromosome 5H, MorexV3_pseudomolecules_assembly, whole genome shotgun sequence genome harbors these coding sequences:
- the LOC123395589 gene encoding myb-related protein 306-like, translated as MGRPPCCDKMGVKKGPWTPEEDLMLVSYIQEHGPGNWRAVPTNTGLMRCSKSCRLRWTNYLRPGIKRGNFNDQEEKLIVHLQALLGNRWAAIASYLPERTDNDIKNYWNTHLKKKLKKMQDAGGGGHDGGSEGAGVTKAAAPKGQWERRLQTDIHTARQALRDALSLEPSQPTAMAVPALPTPPGSVTTYASSADNIARLLEGWMRPGSSSKGPEASGSTSSTTATTRQQPQCSWDGAASASASHSGGAAGAAAAQTPEGSTETSKLAGAGAGGAPPAFSMLENWLLDDGMGHGEAGLMDDVVPLGDPSEFF; from the exons ATGGGGAGGCCTCCGTGCTGCGACAAGATGGGCGTCAAGAAGGGGCCCTGGACGCCGGAGGAGGACCTCATGCTCGTCTCCTACATCCAGGAGCACGGCCCCGGGAACTGGCGCGCCGTGCCGACCAACACCG GGCTGATGCGGTGCAGCAAGAGCTGCCGGCTTCGGTGGACCAACTACCTCCGGCCGGGGATCAAGCGCGGCAACTTCAACGACCAGGAGGAGAAGCTCATCGTCCACCTCCAGGCGCTCCTCGGCAACCG TTGGGCGGCGATAGCGTCCTACTTGCCCGAGAGGACGGATAACGACATCAAGAACTACTGGAACACCCACCTCAAGAAGAAGCTCAAGAAGATGCAGGACGCCGGTGGGGGTGGGCACGACGGCGGCTCGGAGGGCGCCGGCGTCACCAAGGCGGCCGCCCCCAAAGGGCAGTGGGAGCGCCGGCTGCAGACGGACATCCACACTGCGAGGCAGGCCCTGCGCGACGCGCTCTCTCTAGAGCCCTcacagcccaccgcgatggcggtGCCGGCGCTGCCGACGCCTCCGGGGTCGGTGACGACGTACGCGTCCAGCGCGGACAACATCGCGCGCCTACTGGAGGGCTGGATGCGCCCCGGGAGCAGCAGCAAGGGGCCGGAGGCGTCGGggtccacctcctccaccacggCGACGACCCGCCAGCAGCCGCAGTGCTCCTGGGACGGCGCGGCGTCCGCGTCGGCCAGCCACAGCGGCGGCGCGGCCGGGGCGGCAGCAGCGCAGACCCCCGAGGGCTCGACCGAGACGAGCAAGCTGgcgggcgccggcgccggcggagcCCCGCCGGCGTTCTCCATGCTGGAGAACTGGCTGCTGGACGACGGCATGGGCCACGGCGAGG